CTCCTAGAGTAATTAATGCTGGTGTTAAAATTACATTGTAATTTTTTAAAATTCTTTTTAAAAAAACCGCTCCATTTTGGAGCGGTTTTTTTATGTTCAAAACTATCTTACTAACCAAATAGTTTATTGATTTTCTATACCTTTACTAAAATTTAAAAATGATGAAAAAGTACATACTAATTCTCTCCTCTTTAATATTACTTATCAGTTCTTGTAATTCTCCACAACCAAATACTCAAAATAAAAAACACTATCTAATTGTACTATCCGTAGATGGATTCCGCTGGAATTATGCCGACTCTGTCAATACTCCCAATCTCGATAAAATTGCAAAAATAGGCGTGAAAGCAAAAAGCATGCAAGCTTCTTTCCCTACCAAAACATTTCCAAACCATTACGCTATTGCAACCGGACTCTATCCCAATAACAACGGTATCGTTAATAATACTTTTATAGATTTAAAAAGAAATCTAAAATATTCTATTAGAAATAGAGAAGCTGTTGGAGATGGTGAATTTTACGATGGAGAACCTATATGGAATACTGCCGAAAAACAAAACCTAAAAGCAGCAACATTTTTTTGGGTAGGCTCCGAAGCGGATATTCAAAATATGCGTCCTTCAATATGGAAACCCTACGAGCATAACTTTCCATTTGAACAACGTATTGATACGGTTATAAATTGGTTATCTCAAACGGCAGAAAAACGCCCACAATTAATTATGTGGTATATGCACGAACCCGATGGTGTTGGACATCGTTATGGACCATTTTCCAAAGAAGTAAATCAGGAAGTTGAACATTTAGACAGCCTTATAGGAAACTTTATGCAAAAACTTGATAGGCTACCAAATGCCTCAGAAGTAAATGTAATTATCCTCTCCGATCATGGAATGGGTAGAATTTATCAAAATAAACAAGTTTATTTAGATAAAGTATTAAAACCTGAATGGATCTCAAACATTGTAGGAGGTAATCCTTTTTATAATATAAAAGCCACAGAGGGTTGCATAGACTCTATTTTCTATGTATTGGAAAATACCGAAGGCGTTACTGTATACAAAACTTCTAATATCCCTGAAAGGCTTCATTACGGATCCAATCCAAGGACATTAGATATTGTAGCTGTCGCAGATAGCTCATACAGCCTTTTTAGTAATTCTGAGAGAATACACAAAGGCAACGGAACTCATGGCTACGATAATAGAAATACAGATATGGATGCTATTTTTTATGCCTATGGTCCG
This is a stretch of genomic DNA from Bacteroidales bacterium. It encodes these proteins:
- a CDS encoding alkaline phosphatase family protein, whose product is MMKKYILILSSLILLISSCNSPQPNTQNKKHYLIVLSVDGFRWNYADSVNTPNLDKIAKIGVKAKSMQASFPTKTFPNHYAIATGLYPNNNGIVNNTFIDLKRNLKYSIRNREAVGDGEFYDGEPIWNTAEKQNLKAATFFWVGSEADIQNMRPSIWKPYEHNFPFEQRIDTVINWLSQTAEKRPQLIMWYMHEPDGVGHRYGPFSKEVNQEVEHLDSLIGNFMQKLDRLPNASEVNVIILSDHGMGRIYQNKQVYLDKVLKPEWISNIVGGNPFYNIKATEGCIDSIFYVLENTEGVTVYKTSNIPERLHYGSNPRTLDIVAVADSSYSLFSNSERIHKGNGTHGYDNRNTDMDAIFYAYGPAFKENYQQERFKNVSLYPLFCKILGLKEAPNDGNIKEVEGMLK